From the Musa acuminata AAA Group cultivar baxijiao chromosome BXJ3-7, Cavendish_Baxijiao_AAA, whole genome shotgun sequence genome, one window contains:
- the LOC135643267 gene encoding nuclear pore complex protein NUP1-like has product METPDYEGGIGGKIRRRPLRRAAATPYDRPPTPARGLVVQPSEPGWLSKLVDPASRLITSSASKLFSCVLRKRLPAPSVDGALGEEGFQSGQEGVEAAFVELSAELQENKADCENNATNNSDSNKVMEFEQLIKQKTFTRDQFEHLTGILHSRILDSDLPKPDKKLVEMTVPLPAKDIESSRPHDDITTPANVQAIDDQTASPVELAKAYMGSKFPSVSPSSLRWHRRHIFQEHKTVPCNSTYATKPFDLKGPRSVVRFSGSAEIPDSVTPTSHDISAMYGMSCSPYYKGEGSSKKGNAGLLPFQTPETTRQLGGRQVLKRRSSVLDDDFGSYGSIRRIRQKVATMTPSKKVRHLFLSGNRCLVPSTPFKKDVQDDSSLNQEPNCLDQQQGGNRISDSAVAFVLPQSKQIENKIFQQLDKLVPLSKEKSPKIKDYPLDGSPANKHAFSKGISNSSFYKQETVNVLGENGPSTSISGVKSVSEADTMQKQAIKMSTPEDTQVNNMDALMDPSCQLKNGDEVKKSPEKPVRSSVIRTEGFPPRTSASIPSSSSDFSKAADVKPLNDIVVNNGKGFTFPFASAPSISQPPSTPTVATPLVEKTVAQKGESVFPLFSFGSEDSNRLEFSSATTMGSSNATSGLKNSTSNATTSALKGSISDRGEGQITGNLSRSVGLVDSLDKSTMNNSIVFSFGNSCNESFPNGSLSSSSTSASVMTLPGRTASLIFSTTASALASSSSSSSSSVAQIFSTVPSLLFGSTSSMVSTTSVPQSLAESNATNLEGSPLSINCASPGATANFKFGGNSSTMLTADYQFSRADSNPVLAASTVPSISSTVSAASTLFSGSNSNQSAVAPTSTFSGASNSNQSAVVPTSTLSSASNSSQSAVAPTSTFSGLAFGAPTSGSSPFVFGSSSPPVFSFGSAGANSSSISSAHTAFGSQNSAVGFSPGTPGNDQMNVKDSMAEDPNQSAVGTIPPFGQPGTSSSLPVFGAPATQSASSVFQFGVQQNSSLPPGPAPFQAAGSHEFPQGGSFSLGTGGGDKSGRRIVRVKRDRSRKK; this is encoded by the exons ATGGAAACGCCGGACTACGAGGGCGGAATCGGCGGGAAAATCCGGCGGCGGCCGCTCCGGAGGGCCGCCGCGACGCCATACGATCGACCCCCCACCCCCGCCCGCGGTCTCGTGGTGCAGCCTTCGGAGCCCGGGTGGCTGTCGAAGCTCGTCGATCCCGCGTCTCGGCTCATCACCAGCAGCGcgtcgaagctcttctcctgtgtgTTACGCAAGCGTCTCCCCGCGCCGTCGGTCGACGGAGCTCTAG GTGAAGAAGGCTTTCAATCTGGACAAGAAGGTGTTGAAGCAGCTTTTGTT GAACTATCAGCTGAATTGCAGGAAAATAAAGCTGACTGTGAAAATAATGCAACAAATAATTCTGACAGCAATAAAGTTATGGAGTTCGAACAACTTATAAAGCAGAAGACTTTCACAagg GATCAATTTGAGCATTTGACAGGGATACTGCATTCAAGAATTCTTGATTCAGATTTGCCAAAACCTGACAAGAAATTAGTTGAAATGACTGTTCCCCTACCTGCAAAAGATATAGAAAGCTCCAGACCACACGATGATATCACAACTCCTGCAAATGTTCAAGCT ATCGACGATCAAACTGCTTCACCAGTGGAACTTGCAAAAGCATATATGGGTTCTAAATTTCCAAGTGTATCCCCTTCATCTCTAAGGTGGCATAGAAGACATATCTTCCAAGAGCATAAAACAGTGCCATGTAACTCAACCTATGCAACAAAGCCATTTGATCTGAAAGGTCCACGATCTGTTGTTCGATTTTCTGGATCTGCTGAGATTCCTGATAGTGTGACACcaacatctcatgatatatcagcAATGTATGGAATGTCCTGTTCTCCCTATTATAAG GGCGAGGGATCTTCCAAAAAAGGCAATGCTGGATTGTTACCTTTCCAGACGCCAGAAACCACTAGGCAATTAGGGGGCAGACAG GTGCTCAAACGGAGAAGTTCAGTATTAGACGATGATTTTGGATCTTATGGGTCTATTCGCAGAATTCGTCAGAAGGTAGCCACAATGACTCCTTCGAAAAAAGTTAGGCATCTGTTTCTTTCTGGAAATCGTTGTCTTGTTCCCTCAACTCCATTCAAGAAGGATGTTCAAGATGATTCATCACTGAATCAAGAGCCTAATTGCTTGGATCAACAGCAAGGAGGCAACAGAATATCTGACAGTGCTGTTGCTTTTGTTTTACCTCAGTCAAAACAAATTGAGAACAAAATATTCCAACAGCTAGATAAGCTAGTGCCTTTATCAAAGGAAAAATCACCTAAAATAAAGGATTATCCCCTGGATGGATCACCTGCTAATAAGCATGCATTCTCAAAAG GCATCAGCAATTCTTCATTTTATAAACAAGAGACAGTTAATGTCCTTGGGGAGAATGGACCCTCAACTTCTATTTCAGGAGTCAAATCGGTATCTGAAGCTGATACCATGCAGAAGCAAGCTATTAAGATGAGCACACCAGAG GATACACAAGTGAATAATATGGATGCATTGATGGATCCTTCCTGTCAATTGAAGAATGGAGATGAGGTGAAGAAGTCACCAGAGAAACCTGTCAGATCTTCAGTAATAAGAACAGAGGGGTTTCCTCCAAGGACATCTGCAAGCATACCCTCATCTTCTTCTGACTTTTCCAAGGCAGCTGACGTGAAGCCTTTGAATGATATTGTTGTCAATAATGGCAAGGGTTTCACTTTTCCTTTTGCATCTGCCCCCAGTATATCTCAACCACCTTCAACACCTACAGTTGCAACCCCGTTGGTTGAGAAGACAGTGgcacaaaaaggagaaagtgttttcCCCTTGTTTTCCTTTGGCTCCGAGGACTCTAATAGATTGGAGTTTTCATCAGCCACAACCATGGGCAGTTCTAATGCCACTTCTGGCCTAAAAAACAGCACAAG CAATGCCACAACATCAGCACTGAAGGGTTCAATATCAGATAGAGGTGAAGGCCAGATAACAGGAAATCTGTCCAGATCAGTTGGGCTTGTTGATTCCTTGGATAAATCAACAATGAACAATTCTATTGTATTTTCTTTTGGCAATTCCTGCAATGAAAGCTTTCCTAATGGTTCACTAAGTTCATCTTCTACATCTGCTTCAGTCATGACACTTCCTGGAAGGACTGCTAGCTTGATTTTCTCTACCACTGCTTCTGCCTTGGCCAGTTCCAGCAGTTCATCTTCTTCATCTGTGGCACAGATTTTTTCCACTGTACCCTCACTTCTGTTTGGGTCTACATCTTCAATGGTTTCTACCACATCAGTGCCTCAATCATTAGCTGAATCTAATGCAACAAATTTGGAAGGATCACCATTGAGCATAAATTGTGCCTCTCCAGGTGCAACTGCAAATTTTAAATTTGGAGGCAACTCTTCCACCATGCTGACAGCAGATTACCAGTTCTCAAGAGCTGACAGCAACCCTGTTTTGGCAGCATCAACTGTTCCGAGTATTAGCAGTACTGTTTCTGCTGCATCAACTCTGTTTTCAGGTTCCAACAGCAACCAGTCTGCTGTTGCACCAACATCTACATTTTCAGGTGCAAGCAACAGCAACCAGTCTGCTGTTGTGCCAACATCAACATTATCAAGTGCAAGCAACAGCAGCCAGTCTGCTGTTGCTCCAACATCGACATTTTCAG GACTTGCATTTGGAGCTCCAACCTCTGGCAGTTCACCTTTTGTGTTTGGTTCATCATCACCTCCAGTATTCTCTTTCGGTTCTGCTGGTGCTAATAGTTCATCGATCTCTTCTGCACATACTGCATTTGGCTCGCAAAACTCAGCTGTTGGTTTCAGCCCTGGAACTCCTGGAAATGATCAGATGAACGTTAAGGATAGCATGGCCGAAGACCCCAACCAGTCAGCAGTTGGTACCATTCCACCATTTGGCCAACCAGGCACTTCATCCTCTTTACCAGTATTTGGTGCTCCAGCGACTCAGTCTGCTTCGTCAGTGTTTCAGTTTGGTGTTCAACAGAATTCCTCTCTTCCTCCAGGGCCTGCCCCATTTCAAGCAGCTGGCAGTCATGAGTTTCCTCAAGGAGGAAGCTTTTCTTTGGGTACTGGTGGTGGCGACAAGTCTGGCCGCAGAATAGTGAGGGTTAAACGAGATAGATCACGAAAAAAATAG